TGACAATCGGAGGCAGGCTGGTGTGGTGGATGGGTCGTTCTCCACCGGTTGTGGAAAAGATGTAAGTGCCGGCTCCGTTCAGCTTGCGAAGCTCTTCAAGCAGCTTGGCCACCTGCTTCGACACTGGCAGCAGGTGGGGAACGGCGACCCTGCGTTTGCCCTTAGGGTCCGCCAGCCGCAGGACCTGCGTCTTGGTGTTGTAGTCTGGCCAGGTTGCACGCAGGAGTTGCAGGAATCGCTGACCTCCTAGCAGCATGTTGCAGCGGATCGTATGAGCAACTTCTGTCCGCAGGCCAGCAAGCGCCTTCCACAGGTGCCTTAGCTCGTCGTCGCTCAGCACGCGGTCGCGTGTTGACTCGAATTCCTGAACTCGGGGCACCAGCGCCACGGGATTGCTTGATAGCTTGAACACCGCGGTGTCGCTCGCTGCTCGCCGTGGATCGAGGTCCGAGTGGGCACCGTGCGTGAAAGCGGCTTGCAGGTAAGAGCGGACGATGTTGGTCTGCCGTCCGATTCCCTTGCGGACCATCTTCGCCAGGATGTCCCGGATGTTCTCCGGTGCAATTCGGTTCGCTGGAAGCTTCGCCAGGTCCGGCCAGGGCGTGGTGACATGTCGCTTGAAGATCGCTGCGACATCTCTTGCAGATTCCTTGCCGAGACGGAGCAGGTAAGCGACGTAGGCATCGAGCAGTGCCTGGAAGCTCCCCAACTCGACAGCCTGTCGAGCGACCTCCAAGTTGGCCAGCCGCGACTCAGCCCGGGCGACCTTTGGGTCGATTCCCTGCCGCACCAGTTCGAGCAGCTGTCTGGCTTCCTGACGCGCGTGCTCCAGCGACAGGGCAGGGTAATCGCCGACCTTGATCTCGCCATGCAGGTCCGCCTTGCGGTAGCGGAACGACCAGGTTCTGCGAAGCAGTCCCCGCGGCTTGGTACACGACACGACCAGGCGCCCGTTGCCTATGGGTAGGGCACCATCGGTCCGCGTCTCGCCGGCCTTCAGGTTTTTGATCGCGATCTCGGTCAAGGGACGGGTGTGAGCCCGCCCGGTAGGGTGTTTCTGCTGTCGAAAATCGGTCGCCATACGGGTCGCCATACAGGTGTGGCTGCTGCAGGATCTTCGGAGACGTGGACGAACAACCAATCATCCGACACCCAGCAGAC
The sequence above is a segment of the Aquabacterium sp. J223 genome. Coding sequences within it:
- a CDS encoding integrase family protein, with product MTEIAIKNLKAGETRTDGALPIGNGRLVVSCTKPRGLLRRTWSFRYRKADLHGEIKVGDYPALSLEHARQEARQLLELVRQGIDPKVARAESRLANLEVARQAVELGSFQALLDAYVAYLLRLGKESARDVAAIFKRHVTTPWPDLAKLPANRIAPENIRDILAKMVRKGIGRQTNIVRSYLQAAFTHGAHSDLDPRRAASDTAVFKLSSNPVALVPRVQEFESTRDRVLSDDELRHLWKALAGLRTEVAHTIRCNMLLGGQRFLQLLRATWPDYNTKTQVLRLADPKGKRRVAVPHLLPVSKQVAKLLEELRKLNGAGTYIFSTTGGERPIHHTSLPPIVRAIAQASAELTQTAAAPFQGRDIRRSMETRLQALNVSREVRAQLLSHGRTSGVQQKHYERHDYLAEKTSALRQLEMHLAAVFSARPKVSRVPRPAPQRSADTGLIDAVPQQT